The region GGTTCCTATGGCAAGAGtgtcatctgatttttttatattttccccagtagatgatatatttctctttcacactcaatttttcctctggtgtgtgtgtatatgtggttttgaccttttcaagacaaattgaatcaaaaattaaaaacaaaatatgatgaaaagaaaagcaaagaataaaaagaaacctgcCAGTCACATTACAAAATTACTAAACATGCAGAAAGtatttctgatctttaaaaagggtttctttgttcaatttattacaCAAGGGTGCAATTTTCCCTAGATTAGATTATAAGGTGTTAATACAAAGTTGGGGTACACGATTTTACTTataatatcacaaaattttagaggtgaaggagaccccaaatttttttaatctaaccatCCCATTTTATGAGTGGAGAAATTGAGACCTAGAGAAGACAAGTGACCTCCCTGGAATTTCTAATCAGTGGTTAGTGACAGAATTCACGTAAGGATATGATTCCCAGACAGTCAGACACGTGTTCTCTTGGTTACATCTATCAGATAATATAGAACTGTagaatcttctagaagatttagcacttattttctaatgaactaaaaaataattcaggaatgaCAGTGGAGATATGTTTAGGGATTACTGTGGCACCAACCAttgggggtgctggggagagaatattttgactggaataagCTTAATGAAAGCGATGTATGCTGCAATTCAGCGCAACtattataaagcaagaaaagcacCATCACTGCCTTCTACCAAGTCTTTAAGACAGATCGACATGGCAGACTattaaagaaacaagattttaCCAATACATAGCATTCAATTTTTCCCCACAAAGTATCTCAcgctctcattttaaaaacatttttttattaaagaacatacACAGTATTGAAAGCTTAGAGTTATTTAAGAATCAGTTATGTCTTCAAACTGCCAGTATGTTTCCAATAACTTTCTTATGTATCTTGAATACTGTGTATGTTCAACATGCCTTAAATCTTCCCGTAGCTGGTACAACTTTTCAATGTAAACATAATTCTTCTTGggttttcctcaagattttcctggtcttttttctgtgtcccctttttttgtttatggaaGTTGTATCGCTTGGCCATCGCTACAAGATCTTCTGGGACACTCTGATTTGctcttttcagaatttgaatCAATTCATTGGCAATCTTTGAATTATCTTGAGTGATAAGGGAAATTGACGTTCCAGTCTTTCCTGCTCGTCCAGTACGTCCTACTCTGTGGATATATTCTTCAATGTTTTGTgggaaatcataattatatacgtGTGTGATATCGTTAACATCAAGTCCTCGGGATACTAAATCAGTTGTAATCAATATCTtcacttttccacttttaaagtcTTCTAATGCTTCCTCTCGATCACATAGCTCTCTGTCACCATGTAGTGATTGCACAGGGAGgccttggataccaaaatcacTTGATAAGTCATCAACAACAAGTTTTCGGTTGACAAACactatgactttgtcttttggtgaCATATTCTCTAGGAATTCTTGGATAAGAGCtcgtttttctgcttctgtggtaaCGATTATATTTTGCTTCACTGTGTTTACAGCAACTAGATCCAGAGTGCCAACATAAACAATCATAGGCTCTTTCAAATAAGACTGTGCAAGTCTACGGACAGAATCTGGCCAAGTTGCACTTGTCATAACAGTCTGCCGATCTGGGCGcacatctaacaaaattttcttaatctggTGCTCAAGCCCCAGATGTAGCATTTTATCTGCCTCATCTAAGACCAAGTAGGTTATGCTTCGTAGGTCAACAAACTTATTCATTTGCAGGTCATTCAGTCTTCCAGGAGTTGCAATAATGATATCTACACTTTTGGTAATGCCTTGAATTTGTCCTTCTCTATTTCTACCACCATGTATACAAATACTTTTCAgacctttatatgaatatttagaacATTCAGCTTCCACCTGAAGAGCTAATTCTCTGGTGGGAGTGAGGACTAGCATGCCAGGTCCATTCCTTTGTTCTCTAGATATCGGTTGACCATCAAGATGAATAAACCCAGGCATTAAGTAGGACAATGTTTTGCCTGTGCCAGTTTGGGCAACTCCTATAAGATCTACTCCTTTTAAGGCAATGGGCCATGCCTGTGCCTGAATTGGTGTTGGTTTTTGAAAACCCGCCCTTGTTATGCTTTTCATAAGTTCTGTGTACAGACGGAAAGCGTCCTCAAATTCACAAGCTGGATTAGGGATGGGACGCTTCTCACCATCTTTCAAGTCATCACACATTacgttgtaattttctttcctccacttgtCTACCTGTTCTTTAGACATGGAGCTTGTAGCTTTGGATTCTGTGTAAAAGTCTTTCTTAATTGGTGGTAAATctgcccactttcttttttcccacgcCACGGCTTCTGCCTTAATACGATCCAAATCCATCAATGGCGGAGCTTCTCTGACAACGTTAACTGTGCTTACGTCTCTCCCAACAGGAGGTTGGGACGCAGCATTATCCACATCCGATTCTGAACGGtacctttcttgtcttttaataagAGTATCTATAGCTGCCTTGGCCTTTGCTTTCATATCTTTGCTGCCAAAAATTTTCACTACTGCTTCGCAATCCCcctttttaatctgtattttagtGTTTGTCGAACGctgtaggtcttttatttttgacccaCCACGACCAATGACTGAGCCAACCAGGTGGTTCTCCAGTCTAAAGCAGAGTGGTGGTTCATGGGAGCCTGCGGCTCTAGGCCCCAAACCGCCTGAGGGGCCATTCCaactgctgcctctgccacctctgtcATCGCAGCTGGCCCCAGGAGCTCCTGGACTACGCTCTGCCCTCTTCCAGTCCGGGACCCGGGACATTGTAGGGTAGAGGTAGTGTCGGTGCCAGCTTCTGGCCTACATACGGTCAGGAGATGCGAGAAGGTCTGGTCTGCCgcctcccactctgcaggcttTGAAGTGGCTGTTACCTAAGCAACCAGTGTttgaggctgcagaggggaggggcgTTGAATGCCTGACCAATCACGGGGCCGGGACTAGTGTGACGTAAACAGGTGGCTGTGACGTACATTTAAAGAGGCACTCCCTCTCAGGGGCTGACCCTGCCAGCAATTACAGGACCCTGAGAGAGCGCCTTCCTAACTTTTGTGACCTGAGTGTCCAGCTCACTCTCACTCTCGTCATGATAGTTCTGGCTCAGCTTGGGGGCAACCTTGAAGCAGGCCTTAAATTTGTACACATTGAACTTTTTATAGGCCCATTAtttccataggagaaaaaaatagagttctaaaaaattaacttatttgtttgtatacttgtgtgtttatgtgtttatttgttttggtaaatttcttttGGAGTATCAACAATACTTGGTCTAGAGGAATTCATCACTCCCCTGCCCTCtagtgtaaattaaattataccatCAATGGTCTCTCAGGTACATACTCAGGGATGGCATTTTGCCTCTGATTCTTCAGCTAAACCCCAGCACTTGTCCAGGCAGTTTCCAGATATTATCACAGGGATGatggttagaagagaggcagAGTGCGGCCTGAGGGACCTTTGGGGGTGTTTTCAGCGGTTTGTCATTCTTCTCGGtgcctcttaattttttccctttccctgtggTTTCATATATTCTGAGATCTTAGCACTAGAAGGTTCTGTAGAAGTCATTTATCAGGTATAATGCAGAAGACAACCTGGCAGCAATCTGGACAGCTGGGCATCCAGCTTCTATTTGAACAATCCCAGAGGGTAACATTTGAgtttcttcaacatttcttgCTATGACATAGTTTCCCAGATCCACATcatcctgttccctctgctttggaAATGTCTCAATGAGGACCTTTTCTTATGCAGCAcatagatcttaaaaaaaaaatgcagaaatggcCTTACCATAAAAGTACTTTTAGGGCCTCTTCACCGAGCATGGCAGTTCTACTAATTTGACCTAAGATCTCCTGAGACAAAAAGCTGTTCGTAGTAACATAATGGGCACTTAAGTCCGTTCTTCTTCATCCTGaacttactctgttgattttttgtttttaatttgtttaactaaaagtaaactctatgtttatccttttatattcatCCCATTAAGTTTGGTCAATTGACGTAGCctattaagtttaattttagtgattattttctcatccatCATATTATCCCTAGTT is a window of Cynocephalus volans isolate mCynVol1 chromosome X, mCynVol1.pri, whole genome shotgun sequence DNA encoding:
- the LOC134368694 gene encoding probable ATP-dependent RNA helicase DDX53, translated to MSRVPDWKRAERSPGAPGASCDDRGGRGSSWNGPSGGLGPRAAGSHEPPLCFRLENHLVGSVIGRGGSKIKDLQRSTNTKIQIKKGDCEAVVKIFGSKDMKAKAKAAIDTLIKRQERYRSESDVDNAASQPPVGRDVSTVNVVREAPPLMDLDRIKAEAVAWEKRKWADLPPIKKDFYTESKATSSMSKEQVDKWRKENYNVMCDDLKDGEKRPIPNPACEFEDAFRLYTELMKSITRAGFQKPTPIQAQAWPIALKGVDLIGVAQTGTGKTLSYLMPGFIHLDGQPISREQRNGPGMLVLTPTRELALQVEAECSKYSYKGLKSICIHGGRNREGQIQGITKSVDIIIATPGRLNDLQMNKFVDLRSITYLVLDEADKMLHLGLEHQIKKILLDVRPDRQTVMTSATWPDSVRRLAQSYLKEPMIVYVGTLDLVAVNTVKQNIIVTTEAEKRALIQEFLENMSPKDKVIVFVNRKLVVDDLSSDFGIQGLPVQSLHGDRELCDREEALEDFKSGKVKILITTDLVSRGLDVNDITHVYNYDFPQNIEEYIHRVGRTGRAGKTGTSISLITQDNSKIANELIQILKRANQSVPEDLVAMAKRYNFHKQKKGTQ